From the genome of Methylomonas sp. UP202, one region includes:
- a CDS encoding GGDEF domain-containing protein, giving the protein MVFFRNKDDGQEQWKEKYFRLLEDQEKTEKQYKANEDLLCKTIVRFALAVKGLNRQLDPHLNRIRNLLKNGLQSQLLQKELTAFSSALIMLEDDGANHPLDSTLLFEFLGKLYPQWPDQFEDIQQRYQNRQFANNQALYMALLELIDQDKSANSIDLALDFAEIDKKAINLQLMRLLESIDIPTQFAEKSAQLKHRLNENQSLGPIFDDTVALLLTIKKYMEAEQLEMAAFLSKLTEQLTELGIKAIGVNLANESSAKKRNLLDRTVSDQLVDLQTQSANATQLEPLKQLINSRLQTISQQIQAHNQLEQQEREKVDRELRVLSEKLKDMEAESGELRERLDQAQHRATRDPLTGLANRLAFEERLDLEIARYRRTLQAFSLIVWDVDFFKAINDTYGHKSGDKALVAIAKLLSKHCRQSDFVARFGGEEFVMLLPDTDAQAALSVAEKLRAIVGNSGFVANGNRLAITISGGISQFAANDTQETIFDRADKGLYQAKQNGRNRCIVA; this is encoded by the coding sequence ATGGTTTTTTTCAGGAACAAGGATGACGGGCAGGAACAGTGGAAGGAAAAGTACTTCCGCCTGCTTGAAGACCAGGAAAAAACCGAAAAACAGTACAAGGCCAACGAAGATCTGCTTTGTAAAACCATCGTCCGTTTCGCGTTGGCGGTTAAGGGTCTCAATCGCCAATTGGACCCCCACTTAAACCGGATACGCAACCTACTGAAAAATGGCTTGCAAAGTCAGTTGCTGCAAAAGGAACTGACCGCGTTCTCCAGTGCCTTGATCATGCTGGAAGACGATGGCGCCAATCATCCGCTCGATTCCACATTGCTGTTCGAATTTCTGGGCAAGCTGTATCCGCAATGGCCAGACCAGTTCGAAGATATACAGCAACGCTACCAAAACCGGCAATTCGCCAATAATCAAGCGCTGTACATGGCGCTGCTGGAGTTGATCGACCAGGACAAATCGGCCAACAGTATCGATTTGGCGCTGGATTTCGCCGAGATCGACAAGAAGGCCATCAATCTGCAGTTAATGAGACTGCTTGAAAGCATCGATATTCCAACCCAATTCGCCGAGAAATCGGCGCAACTCAAGCACCGTCTGAACGAAAACCAGTCATTGGGACCCATTTTCGACGACACCGTGGCGTTATTGCTCACCATCAAAAAATACATGGAAGCCGAGCAATTGGAAATGGCGGCGTTTCTGTCGAAATTGACCGAACAATTGACCGAGCTGGGCATCAAGGCCATCGGCGTCAATCTGGCTAACGAATCTTCGGCCAAAAAACGTAACCTACTGGATCGCACGGTCTCGGATCAACTGGTGGATTTGCAAACGCAATCGGCCAACGCCACCCAGCTCGAACCCCTCAAACAGTTGATCAATAGCCGCTTGCAGACCATTAGCCAACAAATCCAAGCTCACAATCAACTGGAACAGCAGGAACGCGAAAAAGTCGACCGCGAATTGCGGGTGTTATCGGAAAAACTGAAAGACATGGAAGCGGAATCCGGCGAATTGCGGGAACGCTTGGACCAAGCGCAACACCGCGCCACCCGCGACCCGTTGACCGGTTTGGCAAACCGGCTGGCGTTCGAAGAACGGTTAGACCTCGAAATCGCGCGCTATCGACGCACTCTTCAGGCGTTCTCGTTGATCGTCTGGGACGTGGACTTTTTCAAGGCCATCAACGACACCTACGGCCACAAATCCGGCGACAAGGCCTTGGTAGCCATCGCCAAACTGCTATCCAAACACTGTCGGCAAAGCGACTTCGTTGCCCGCTTCGGCGGCGAGGAATTCGTGATGCTGTTGCCGGACACCGATGCCCAAGCGGCATTGTCGGTCGCCGAAAAGTTGCGGGCCATCGTCGGCAACAGCGGCTTCGTAGCGAACGGTAACCGTTTGGCGATCACGATTTCCGGAGGCATCAGTCAATTTGCCGCCAACGACACCCAAGAAACCATCTTCGACAGGGCCGATAAAGGTTTATATCAAGCCAAACAGAACGGCCGAAATCGTTGCATAGTCGCATAA
- a CDS encoding GGDEF domain-containing protein: MEVMSPYAKPADIEKFLYKLVLQLLIFSQGSHKLLEPHLVTIGGKLRNGANLNDLIGDLHSVSKTLLHISKTKQDVKPETQTYPAAQDDYLLNRLDELLAESEVPLRFQQHTTSLRQRIRERDGEQSYRKVIDSAFSLLLNVRDFTVSEQSGVDAFLSDLSNQLIEIEQQAEIASEANRLSIDSRDSLNHSIQRQVHDFQDTMRSVDELSSVKSKTGEHLDRLLLQLLEHKQQEDARQQEAQLKIETMALKLMELESETESLRTKLKIEHDRALGDPLTGLPNRAAYNNRAEMEQNRWRRYRSPLSLVVWDIDYFKRINDTYGHKAGDKTLTLVGQLLANNCRETDFVARYGGEEFVMLMPNTSALQALEVAEHLRKMIQGCGFNSNGEQIDLTLSCGISAFDNDDTHDDVFVRADKALYHSKRVGRNRCTVYAAEIDH, from the coding sequence ATGGAAGTCATGTCCCCGTACGCCAAACCGGCCGACATCGAAAAGTTTTTGTACAAATTGGTGTTGCAACTGCTGATATTTAGCCAGGGCAGCCACAAATTATTGGAACCCCATTTGGTGACGATAGGCGGCAAGCTCAGAAACGGCGCCAATTTGAACGATTTGATCGGCGACTTACACTCGGTTTCCAAAACCCTGCTACATATTTCCAAAACCAAACAGGACGTCAAACCGGAAACGCAAACCTACCCAGCCGCCCAGGACGATTATCTATTAAACCGCCTGGACGAACTGCTCGCCGAATCCGAAGTACCGCTACGCTTCCAGCAACATACCACGTCATTGCGGCAACGCATTCGAGAACGCGACGGCGAACAATCCTATCGAAAAGTCATCGATTCGGCATTCAGCCTGTTGTTGAACGTTAGGGATTTTACCGTTTCCGAACAATCCGGCGTTGATGCGTTCTTATCCGATTTGAGCAATCAATTGATCGAGATCGAGCAACAAGCTGAAATCGCCAGCGAAGCGAATCGACTGTCGATCGATAGTCGCGACTCGTTGAATCATTCGATACAACGCCAAGTTCACGATTTTCAGGATACGATGCGTTCTGTCGACGAATTGAGCAGCGTCAAAAGCAAGACCGGCGAACATCTGGATCGGCTGTTACTACAACTGTTGGAACACAAACAGCAAGAAGATGCCAGACAACAAGAAGCCCAGCTGAAGATTGAGACGATGGCACTCAAGCTGATGGAACTGGAATCGGAAACCGAATCGCTGCGGACCAAACTGAAAATTGAACACGACCGCGCCTTGGGCGATCCGTTGACCGGGCTACCGAACCGCGCCGCCTACAACAACCGGGCCGAAATGGAGCAAAACCGGTGGCGCCGCTATCGTTCGCCGTTGTCTCTGGTGGTTTGGGATATCGATTATTTCAAGCGCATCAACGATACTTACGGACACAAAGCGGGCGACAAAACCCTGACCCTGGTTGGTCAATTGCTGGCTAACAATTGTCGCGAAACCGATTTCGTAGCGCGCTATGGCGGCGAAGAGTTCGTGATGTTGATGCCCAACACCAGCGCGCTGCAAGCACTGGAAGTCGCCGAGCATTTGCGGAAAATGATTCAAGGATGCGGCTTTAATTCCAACGGCGAGCAAATCGATCTGACGTTAAGCTGCGGTATTAGCGCATTCGACAACGATGACACGCACGACGATGTCTTTGTTCGAGCCGACAAGGCCTTGTACCATTCAAAACGCGTGGGCCGCAACCGATGCACGGTGTATGCGGCCGAGATTGATCACTAA
- a CDS encoding exo-beta-1,3-glucanase, with the protein MPSSRILLFLLLILAVHGGYDWLSNRPQDAGIDVPSGKLRSLSFAPFREGYSPLEEIYPLAEHVEEDLQVVADKTETIRTYSSLGGLQPTPDLARKSGLKMIQGAWIGGGYKDNRKEVDALIQSANANPDVVKRVIVGNEVLLRGELDVDRLIGYIREVKRAVKQPVSYADVWSMYMKHPKLFAEVDFITIHILPYWEDEPISVDNASQHLEKIVRQVENEARGVAPGKPILIGESGWPSAGRQRGMAVPGVVNEAKFIRGMIQVANRHGFDYNIVEAFNQPWKSELEGVVGANWGLLSVDREPVFPLTGPVYENPDWPITYALASLLLLLAAGLFRNSLATLPISRLILFLALAQVFAACLVGLADFLWYTSYSVWQRAYTVVITLANTGLAAALLYRCSAILRDKAGDFGMANILRTAYMLFIGLAFYKTYGLAFHGRYLSFPIEQFAIPALGILGLMACQWLAHGKINRQLLSFDQLIGWNLGRRRDPLIAYSLMLACLAMVFGEAMAFLGGRDFIQAHPGLSAGLPVALEYTLYNRQLLSWLGCLITLSLPFWTNRHRAE; encoded by the coding sequence ATGCCCAGCTCCAGAATCCTGCTGTTCCTATTGTTGATACTTGCCGTTCACGGCGGTTACGACTGGTTGTCCAATCGCCCGCAAGACGCGGGTATCGACGTGCCTTCCGGCAAACTGCGCAGTTTGTCGTTCGCGCCATTCCGCGAGGGCTATAGTCCACTCGAGGAGATTTATCCGCTCGCCGAACACGTCGAAGAAGATTTGCAGGTGGTGGCCGATAAGACCGAAACCATCCGCACCTATTCGAGTCTGGGCGGTTTGCAGCCGACGCCGGATTTGGCCCGCAAATCCGGCTTGAAAATGATACAAGGCGCCTGGATAGGCGGAGGTTATAAGGATAACCGCAAGGAAGTCGATGCGTTGATCCAATCCGCCAACGCCAATCCGGATGTGGTGAAACGGGTGATTGTCGGTAACGAGGTGCTGCTGCGCGGCGAGTTGGACGTGGATCGGCTGATCGGCTACATCCGCGAGGTGAAGCGGGCGGTCAAGCAACCGGTGTCTTACGCCGATGTGTGGTCGATGTATATGAAGCATCCCAAGTTGTTCGCCGAGGTGGATTTCATCACCATCCATATTTTGCCCTATTGGGAGGACGAGCCGATTTCGGTCGATAACGCCTCCCAGCATTTGGAAAAGATCGTTCGCCAAGTCGAAAACGAAGCGCGCGGCGTGGCACCGGGCAAGCCGATATTAATTGGCGAGTCGGGCTGGCCCAGCGCCGGGCGGCAACGGGGCATGGCGGTACCCGGCGTGGTCAACGAAGCCAAGTTCATTCGCGGCATGATACAGGTCGCCAATCGGCACGGCTTCGACTACAACATCGTGGAAGCCTTCAACCAACCCTGGAAAAGCGAGCTGGAAGGCGTGGTCGGCGCCAATTGGGGTTTGTTGTCGGTCGATAGGGAGCCGGTGTTTCCGCTGACCGGACCGGTTTACGAAAACCCGGATTGGCCGATTACTTATGCGCTCGCCTCGTTATTGCTGCTGTTGGCGGCTGGGCTTTTTCGAAATTCACTGGCGACGTTGCCTATTAGTCGCTTGATTTTGTTTTTGGCGTTGGCCCAAGTGTTTGCCGCCTGTTTGGTGGGTTTGGCCGACTTTCTTTGGTATACCAGTTATAGCGTTTGGCAACGCGCCTATACCGTGGTTATCACGCTTGCCAATACCGGTTTGGCGGCCGCGTTGTTGTATCGTTGTTCGGCGATTTTACGCGATAAAGCCGGCGATTTCGGAATGGCCAATATCTTGCGCACCGCGTATATGCTGTTTATCGGTTTGGCGTTCTATAAAACATACGGTTTGGCTTTTCACGGCCGATATTTGAGTTTTCCAATCGAACAGTTTGCAATACCCGCGCTCGGTATCCTGGGTTTGATGGCTTGTCAGTGGCTGGCGCACGGCAAGATCAATCGTCAGCTATTGTCTTTCGATCAATTAATCGGTTGGAATTTAGGTCGTCGGCGCGATCCGCTGATCGCTTATTCCCTGATGCTAGCCTGTTTGGCGATGGTCTTTGGAGAAGCTATGGCCTTCTTGGGCGGCCGAGATTTTATCCAGGCCCATCCTGGATTGTCCGCAGGTTTACCGGTCGCGTTGGAATATACCTTATATAACCGGCAACTCTTGAGCTGGTTAGGTTGCTTGATAACGTTGTCGCTGCCGTTCTGGACCAATCGTCACCGCGCCGAATGA
- a CDS encoding multicopper oxidase domain-containing protein, which produces MHKKVIPMLCGALLLPLSPLALAVADKLPSSTSVKLGAAEEVCSEFTDAKWRDAQVIDGVEIQESRMCNPDNPAEVAAFVKGTNNISMATLMETQLAADALTVSNDMDGDGDPDHYIIKLEIAELNGHSPDMREPTTTFDIAPGIQPTFWVFAPKTRDMSTLSLYEPIANPLLRAPSPTIRVEQGDIVWIVLENNHYFPHSIHLHGIDHPYMDHSGEGNDGVGQTSQMDVLPGQSKTYVIKPRQPGTMYYHCHVQPHVHIPMGLQGIFVVEENRPNNWVQVFNVGNGQVRHPSVAVKEKYAAEYDLHYQSADKELHEMARSANDPRLLARRLNQEYDITDAKPDYFMLNGRSFPYTLRESLILMEENKKVKLRVLNGHEEAFALHIHGHKPMVTHYDGVDNGPSSYIKRDVHGMVPAQRLDLELNGVDDGLNSFGQGVWMFHDHVEKSFTTNGMGEGGDISLVVYKGFMDERGIPKVHGMSLAPYFTKEFWQGKFPAWQDYDAWKSLGLPEITTKKQAAFVPPPPVAPKTDATAQPTGSDTSFFGQLFNGILLGGLLYAAYINRERILSMFAKK; this is translated from the coding sequence ATGCATAAAAAGGTTATCCCCATGCTGTGTGGGGCTCTGCTGCTGCCGTTGTCTCCGCTTGCCCTAGCGGTCGCCGACAAGCTGCCGAGCTCGACCAGCGTTAAATTGGGTGCGGCAGAGGAAGTTTGTTCGGAATTTACCGATGCCAAATGGCGTGACGCGCAAGTGATCGACGGTGTGGAAATACAAGAATCACGGATGTGTAACCCAGATAATCCCGCCGAGGTCGCGGCCTTCGTCAAAGGCACCAACAATATATCGATGGCGACGCTGATGGAAACTCAGTTGGCCGCCGACGCGCTGACTGTCAGCAACGATATGGACGGCGACGGCGATCCCGACCATTACATCATCAAGCTGGAAATCGCCGAACTGAACGGCCATTCGCCCGACATGCGCGAACCGACCACCACTTTCGACATCGCGCCCGGCATTCAACCGACCTTCTGGGTATTCGCGCCGAAAACTCGCGACATGTCGACGCTGAGTCTTTACGAACCCATTGCCAACCCTCTGCTCAGAGCGCCGTCGCCGACGATCAGGGTCGAGCAGGGCGACATTGTCTGGATCGTACTGGAAAACAATCATTACTTTCCGCACTCCATCCATTTGCACGGCATCGACCATCCCTACATGGATCATAGCGGCGAAGGCAACGACGGCGTCGGTCAAACCAGCCAAATGGACGTGCTGCCCGGCCAAAGCAAAACTTACGTGATCAAGCCGCGCCAACCCGGCACGATGTATTACCACTGCCACGTCCAGCCGCATGTCCACATTCCGATGGGCTTGCAAGGCATTTTCGTCGTCGAGGAAAACCGGCCGAACAACTGGGTGCAAGTTTTCAACGTCGGCAACGGCCAGGTTCGCCATCCTTCGGTCGCCGTCAAGGAAAAGTACGCGGCCGAATACGACTTACACTACCAGTCCGCCGACAAGGAATTGCACGAAATGGCTCGGTCGGCCAATGATCCGCGCCTATTGGCGCGCCGCTTGAATCAGGAATACGACATCACCGATGCCAAGCCGGATTACTTCATGCTGAACGGCCGCTCGTTTCCGTACACCTTGCGGGAATCGTTGATTCTGATGGAAGAAAACAAAAAGGTGAAACTGCGGGTTCTCAACGGTCATGAAGAAGCCTTCGCGCTGCACATACACGGCCACAAGCCGATGGTGACGCACTACGACGGCGTCGATAACGGCCCGTCTTCCTACATCAAACGCGACGTACACGGCATGGTGCCGGCGCAGCGTCTGGATTTGGAACTGAACGGCGTCGACGACGGCCTGAATAGCTTCGGTCAAGGCGTGTGGATGTTCCACGACCACGTCGAAAAATCGTTCACGACCAACGGCATGGGCGAGGGCGGCGACATCAGCTTGGTCGTCTACAAAGGGTTCATGGACGAACGGGGCATACCCAAAGTTCACGGCATGAGTCTGGCGCCTTATTTCACCAAGGAATTCTGGCAAGGCAAATTTCCGGCCTGGCAAGATTACGACGCCTGGAAAAGTTTAGGCTTGCCGGAAATCACCACTAAAAAGCAGGCCGCTTTCGTGCCGCCCCCGCCGGTAGCGCCGAAAACCGACGCGACAGCGCAACCGACCGGCTCGGACACGTCGTTCTTCGGTCAACTGTTTAACGGTATTCTGCTTGGCGGCTTGCTGTACGCGGCTTACATCAACCGCGAACGCATCCTGTCGATGTTCGCCAAAAAATAA
- a CDS encoding multicopper oxidase domain-containing protein: MSIDAGRRRFLKYSALGGAWAACPRWVSAETLRNAPTAGFHPDVELDFTAKLARVEILNQGPETAVQKFFGTVRKGPANSLVQLPNNYLGPILNLQQGQKVRVYFTNQLSEATIIHWHGLHVPQSSDGHPMYTIAPGEQYVYEFEVRNPAGTSFYHSHAHNLTAEQVYRGLSGLIVVRDVEEAKLDLPDGDYDLPLVIQDRNFDNRNQLRYVHCMPQRMMGFLGDTILVNGKPNAGFQVKSRAYRFRALNGSNSRIYKLGWDDGTPLTAIATDAGLLARPETRPYLMLAPGERIDLWLDFSGRAVGSKLTLYSLPYRGAMPAMYERMGHGGMMHGGIHQGAKFPIAVFEVTEKVSDSPKLPEKLVPFRRLTAADTDNADSPLPIALSMQPMRPLLNGMSFAMDRVVEAEKVPLGSIKKIRIFHDHPGGGHRGGMGMMGGMRHGGDADPNPEHDMGGMGGAMMNMAHPIHLHGQQYQILSRHAADTDGYASVKDGFIDSGWKDTVLVMPGEVVEIAKPFQDYKGLFLYHCHNLEHEDLGMMRQFYVY, translated from the coding sequence ATGTCTATCGACGCCGGCAGACGCCGGTTTTTAAAGTATTCCGCCCTGGGCGGTGCGTGGGCGGCTTGTCCGCGATGGGTGAGTGCCGAGACGCTTCGAAATGCCCCGACGGCCGGTTTCCATCCGGACGTCGAGCTGGACTTCACGGCCAAGCTCGCTCGGGTCGAGATATTGAACCAAGGACCGGAGACGGCGGTGCAGAAATTTTTCGGCACTGTGCGCAAGGGCCCGGCGAATAGCCTCGTGCAATTGCCCAACAACTACCTTGGGCCGATTTTGAACCTCCAGCAGGGCCAGAAAGTACGGGTTTATTTCACCAATCAGCTTAGCGAGGCCACAATCATACATTGGCACGGCTTGCATGTTCCGCAAAGCAGCGACGGCCACCCGATGTATACGATAGCGCCGGGCGAGCAGTATGTGTACGAGTTCGAAGTACGTAACCCGGCCGGCACCAGTTTTTACCACTCGCACGCGCATAATCTGACCGCCGAGCAGGTCTATCGGGGATTGTCGGGGTTGATCGTGGTCCGGGACGTCGAGGAAGCCAAGTTGGATTTGCCGGACGGGGACTACGACCTACCGCTGGTGATACAAGATCGAAACTTCGACAACCGCAACCAGCTCCGTTATGTACACTGCATGCCGCAACGGATGATGGGCTTTCTCGGCGATACGATTCTAGTCAACGGCAAGCCGAACGCCGGGTTTCAAGTCAAATCCAGGGCCTATCGGTTCAGGGCCTTGAACGGGTCCAATTCCCGAATTTATAAGCTGGGCTGGGACGACGGCACGCCGCTGACCGCCATCGCTACCGACGCCGGTTTACTGGCCCGGCCGGAAACCCGGCCCTATCTGATGTTGGCGCCGGGCGAGCGTATCGATTTGTGGCTGGACTTCAGCGGCCGCGCGGTCGGATCGAAATTGACGCTATATAGTCTGCCGTACAGAGGGGCGATGCCGGCGATGTACGAACGGATGGGGCACGGAGGCATGATGCACGGCGGTATACACCAAGGCGCTAAATTTCCAATCGCGGTATTCGAAGTTACCGAAAAAGTCTCCGATTCGCCGAAATTGCCGGAAAAACTGGTGCCGTTCCGGCGCTTGACCGCCGCCGACACCGACAATGCCGATAGCCCGCTGCCGATCGCGCTTTCGATGCAGCCGATGCGGCCGCTATTGAACGGCATGTCGTTTGCGATGGACAGGGTCGTGGAAGCCGAGAAAGTGCCGTTGGGATCGATCAAGAAGATCCGGATTTTTCACGACCATCCCGGCGGCGGTCACCGTGGCGGCATGGGTATGATGGGCGGTATGCGGCATGGAGGCGACGCAGATCCGAACCCCGAGCATGATATGGGGGGAATGGGCGGAGCGATGATGAATATGGCCCATCCGATTCATCTACACGGCCAGCAATATCAGATTCTGTCCCGACATGCCGCCGATACCGATGGCTACGCCAGCGTCAAGGACGGATTTATCGACAGCGGTTGGAAAGATACGGTGCTGGTGATGCCGGGAGAAGTCGTGGAAATCGCCAAACCGTTTCAGGATTATAAAGGCTTGTTTCTTTACCACTGCCATAACCTCGAGCACGAGGATTTGGGGATGATGCGGCAGTTTTACGTTTATTGA
- a CDS encoding UPF0182 family protein: MRNWKLLPAFVAATLVAVVVSYVAFYFVFLDFFVDLWWFRSLEFEPYFWLRLLYRFIFSGAVTVFFFAVFMFHFWIASRYLGLNPPDEVLLDDGKRKRFQRFAEIFMSGSTKIYTPVSLLLAIAIAVPFYLQWEQALLFFFGNASGVIDPVYGNDVSFYMFAYPIYILIQKELLITATLVLAATGVLYWLEHIFVPNQSKEFPLGAKIHLGALFLFVVAFVIWGYLLERFSLLYVDSNEPVFFGPGFVELHYQLPLIWLEIFFVVAIAAAALFYVFSERHRSKVPAVLATLGLLSVGGLKHTHSIPEMIEKFIVKPNFTRTESESMLSNIDATLAAYDLNNIKTIDFQVNLDATKDIEEWSTKKHFENIPVWDREFLIDSYMQLQGIRPYYVFPTVDEDRYFINGHHQQVNLAAREVNIERLPKEAQNWENKHLRYTHGYGAVISPAAQDAGIPIVWYLRDLNMSSEVGFSVTHPDIYYGQEKYQYAIVPNNLTVKDISSSRDSSNYEGKSGIPIPSYFRKMLLAFYLRDEKIFFSPNISNQSKVLIRRNIDERITALTPFLHLDKDPYLVVDKDRLYWIQDAYTLSNYYPVSKPAADDYLDGKHKFNYIRNSVKIVVDAYDGDVDYYISDPKDPIIAAYNRAYPGLFKKLKDMPDQLLQHLRYPRDLYYMQMKIYAKYHQRSPELFYEQAETWEYASVDGQSVLPYFITMDFDRCNDEEEFVMINPMTPVHRDNLSMVGVAGTMDPINCDHSYQPGLTIFKFPKAVQVNGPSQVNALIDQNPEIAAQFTLWNQQGSEVRKGRMVILPMGNSILYVQPIYMLATKTRIPELARVIVSIGNQVVMDKTLLAAFSRMKDLFVKGASGSSSGTSGDETK, from the coding sequence ATGCGTAACTGGAAACTGTTACCCGCGTTCGTGGCGGCGACCTTGGTCGCCGTTGTCGTGTCATACGTCGCGTTTTACTTCGTGTTTCTCGATTTTTTTGTCGATTTGTGGTGGTTTCGTTCGCTGGAATTCGAACCCTATTTTTGGCTGAGATTACTTTATCGCTTCATCTTCTCCGGTGCCGTGACGGTATTCTTCTTCGCCGTCTTCATGTTCCATTTCTGGATCGCCTCCCGCTACCTGGGCCTAAATCCACCCGACGAGGTGCTGCTCGACGACGGCAAACGTAAGCGCTTCCAACGCTTCGCCGAAATCTTCATGAGCGGCTCGACCAAGATCTACACGCCGGTATCCCTGCTACTGGCGATCGCGATCGCGGTACCGTTCTATCTGCAATGGGAACAAGCCTTGCTGTTTTTTTTCGGCAACGCGTCGGGCGTCATCGATCCGGTTTACGGCAACGACGTCAGCTTTTACATGTTTGCCTACCCGATCTACATACTGATTCAGAAAGAGTTGCTGATCACCGCCACTCTAGTGTTGGCGGCCACCGGCGTGCTCTATTGGCTGGAGCACATCTTCGTTCCCAACCAGAGCAAGGAATTCCCGCTTGGCGCGAAAATCCATCTGGGCGCACTGTTCCTGTTCGTCGTTGCTTTCGTGATCTGGGGATATTTGCTGGAGCGTTTCTCGCTACTGTACGTGGACAGCAACGAACCGGTGTTTTTCGGCCCCGGCTTCGTTGAGTTGCACTATCAGCTGCCGCTGATCTGGCTGGAAATCTTCTTCGTGGTAGCGATCGCCGCAGCCGCGCTGTTCTACGTGTTTTCCGAACGCCATCGCAGCAAGGTGCCGGCGGTGCTGGCGACCTTGGGTTTACTGAGCGTGGGCGGCTTGAAACACACGCATTCTATTCCCGAGATGATCGAGAAATTCATCGTCAAGCCCAATTTTACGCGTACCGAAAGCGAATCGATGTTGAGTAACATCGACGCCACGTTGGCGGCATACGACCTGAACAATATCAAAACTATTGATTTTCAGGTCAATCTGGACGCCACCAAGGACATCGAAGAGTGGTCGACCAAAAAGCATTTCGAAAATATTCCGGTTTGGGACCGCGAATTTTTGATCGACAGTTACATGCAATTGCAAGGCATACGGCCGTATTACGTGTTTCCGACCGTTGACGAGGATCGATATTTCATCAACGGCCATCATCAACAAGTCAATCTGGCCGCACGCGAGGTCAATATCGAACGCCTGCCCAAGGAAGCGCAAAACTGGGAAAACAAACACTTGCGCTATACGCACGGTTATGGCGCGGTGATTTCGCCGGCCGCTCAAGATGCCGGCATCCCTATCGTTTGGTATTTGCGCGACCTGAACATGAGTTCCGAAGTTGGCTTCTCGGTCACGCACCCGGATATTTACTACGGTCAGGAAAAGTATCAATACGCGATCGTACCGAACAATTTAACGGTCAAGGACATTTCCAGCTCGCGCGACAGCAGCAACTACGAAGGCAAATCCGGCATCCCGATTCCATCGTATTTTCGGAAAATGTTGCTGGCGTTTTATTTGCGGGACGAAAAGATCTTTTTCTCGCCGAACATTTCCAACCAAAGCAAGGTATTGATCCGCCGCAATATCGACGAGCGGATTACCGCACTGACGCCGTTCCTGCATCTGGATAAAGATCCCTATCTGGTCGTCGACAAAGACCGGCTCTATTGGATTCAGGACGCTTACACGCTATCCAATTACTATCCGGTCTCCAAGCCGGCCGCCGACGATTATTTGGACGGCAAGCATAAATTCAATTACATTCGCAATTCGGTGAAAATCGTTGTCGACGCCTATGACGGCGACGTCGATTACTACATCTCCGATCCCAAAGATCCGATTATCGCCGCCTATAATCGGGCATATCCAGGGCTATTCAAAAAGCTCAAGGATATGCCGGACCAACTGCTGCAACATTTGCGTTATCCGCGCGATCTGTACTACATGCAGATGAAGATCTACGCAAAGTATCATCAGCGCAGCCCGGAGCTTTTCTACGAGCAGGCCGAAACCTGGGAATACGCTAGCGTGGACGGCCAATCGGTGTTGCCTTATTTCATTACGATGGACTTCGACCGCTGTAACGACGAAGAAGAATTCGTCATGATCAATCCAATGACGCCGGTGCACAGAGACAATTTGAGCATGGTAGGCGTTGCCGGCACGATGGACCCGATCAATTGCGATCACAGCTACCAACCCGGCTTGACTATATTCAAGTTTCCCAAAGCGGTCCAGGTCAACGGTCCATCCCAGGTCAATGCGCTGATCGACCAAAATCCGGAAATCGCCGCCCAATTCACGCTATGGAACCAACAAGGCTCCGAAGTTCGGAAAGGCCGTATGGTGATATTGCCGATGGGCAATTCGATATTGTATGTGCAGCCGATTTATATGTTGGCGACCAAAACCCGGATACCGGAACTGGCCAGGGTCATCGTTTCGATCGGCAATCAAGTGGTAATGGATAAAACTCTGCTGGCGGCCTTCAGCCGAATGAAAGACTTGTTCGTCAAAGGTGCCAGCGGTTCGTCTTCCGGCACCTCGGGCGATGAAACGAAATAG
- a CDS encoding Rsd/AlgQ family anti-sigma factor: MIASHSSVTETTSTHLHWVEALREERSALWSLYCQIAEMKPFRDAGQVRPMLSQFSQLLIDYVSLGHFGIYEHVLSDAEGASELLSYAGKIYPVYSNTTESAVTFSERYDDGRRNFKTDDLASDLSKLGEHLAERMELEDRLCSMLLH, translated from the coding sequence GTGATCGCATCCCATTCGTCAGTGACCGAAACCACATCCACCCATCTGCACTGGGTTGAAGCCCTGCGCGAGGAACGTAGCGCGCTTTGGTCCCTGTATTGCCAAATCGCGGAAATGAAACCTTTCAGAGACGCTGGTCAGGTTAGGCCGATGCTATCCCAATTCTCGCAACTGCTGATCGATTACGTGTCGCTTGGTCATTTTGGGATCTACGAGCACGTATTGAGCGACGCTGAAGGTGCGTCGGAATTGCTGTCTTACGCAGGTAAGATTTATCCGGTGTACTCGAATACCACCGAGTCGGCGGTGACGTTCAGCGAACGCTACGACGACGGTCGGCGCAATTTCAAGACCGACGATTTAGCCAGCGACCTGTCCAAACTCGGCGAACATCTAGCCGAGCGGATGGAACTTGAAGACCGGCTTTGTTCTATGTTGCTGCATTGA